A window of Kineococcus sp. NBC_00420 genomic DNA:
GCAGGCGGGCGAGGTGTCACCCGACGGAATGCAGCGACTGCTGCGCAAGGCCGACTGGGACGTCGACGGGGTCCGGGACGATGTTCGCGACTACATCGTCGAGCACCTCGGCGCCGCTGACGGGGTGCTCATCGTCGACGAGACCGGCTTCCTCAAGAAGGGGCTGCGTTCGGCGGGGGTGCAGCGGCAGTACTCCGGGACCGCGGGGCGGATCGAGAACTCCCAGATCGGCACCTTCCTGGCCTACGCCTCCTCGCGCGGGCACGCGTTGATCGACCGGGAGCTTTACCTGCCGAAATCGTGGACCGAAGACCGTGACCGTTGCCGCGCCGCCGGTATCCCCGACGACGTCGACTTTGCTACCAAGACGGTGCAGGCGCGGGCGATGATCGCCCGCGCTGTGGCCGCCGATGTTCCGTTCGCCTGGGTCACCGCCGATGAGGTGTACGGGCAGGACACTGATCTGCGTCTGTGGCTGGAAGCCCAGGACGTTGCGCACGTGTTGTCCTGCAAGAGCACGCAGACGGTCATCACCGCTGAGGCGACGTGGCGTCGGGTAGCGGAACTCGTCGATGAACTGCCGGCGCGGTCATGGCGCAGCTACAGCACCGGCTCCGGCGCGCACGGGGAACGCATTAGTGAGTGGGCTCGGATTCCGATCCGTGTCGCCTGGCGAGGCGGACGCGGGCATTGGCTACTGGCCAG
This region includes:
- a CDS encoding IS701 family transposase gives rise to the protein MVVDTALTELDRLHERIASRFARAEPRARVRAYVAGLAAGLERKNGWTLAEQAGEVSPDGMQRLLRKADWDVDGVRDDVRDYIVEHLGAADGVLIVDETGFLKKGLRSAGVQRQYSGTAGRIENSQIGTFLAYASSRGHALIDRELYLPKSWTEDRDRCRAAGIPDDVDFATKTVQARAMIARAVAADVPFAWVTADEVYGQDTDLRLWLEAQDVAHVLSCKSTQTVITAEATWRRVAELVDELPARSWRSYSTGSGAHGERISEWARIPIRVAWRGGRGHWLLARRSIASGELAYYICFGPRTTSLADLARVAGSRWRIEECFQQAKNEAGLDHYQVRDYRAWYAHITLSMLTLAWLSATRSSLVSTPEKGGLEPVGGA